From Myxocyprinus asiaticus isolate MX2 ecotype Aquarium Trade chromosome 49, UBuf_Myxa_2, whole genome shotgun sequence, a single genomic window includes:
- the LOC127438465 gene encoding RNA 3'-terminal phosphate cyclase-like, translated as MAATTFEMDGSVMEGGGQILRVSAALSCIQGASIKLNKIRAGRSTPGLRPQHLSGLELVRDMCDGNLEGATVGSSEITLTPGKIRGGNHIADTQTAGSVGLLMQISLPCALFAQGPSELCLKGGTNAEMAPQIDYTIKVFKPIVERFGVQFHCDLRMRGYYPKGGGEVVVKVNPVKELTPIKMTERGNITKIYGRAFVAGVLPFKLAKDMSTAAVRTIRKEIKDLYINIQSLQEKDKACGSGNGIIIIAESSTGCIFAGSSLGKKGVYADKVGIEAAEMLLRNIRHNGCVDEFLQDQLIIFMALANGTSRMRTGPITLHTQTAIHVAEQLTNAKFAICKAEDEHGNNDTYIIECQGVGATNSSL; from the exons ATGGCCGCAACAACGTTCGAGATGGACGGAAGCGTAATGGAAGGG GGGGGGCAGATTTTACGAGTGTCTGCGGCTCTGAGTTGCATCCAAGGGGCGTCAATCAAACTAAATAAAATCCGAGCCGGTAGAAGCACACCGGGGTTAAG GCCTCAGCATCTGTCAGGTCTTGAGCTGGTGAGGGACATGTGTGACGGCAATCTGGAGGGAGCCACAGTGGGATCCTCGGAAATTACACTCACTCCTGGGAAAATCAGGGGTGGGAATCACATCGCAGACACTCAGACGGCTGG AAGCGTGGGACTGCTGATGCAGATTTCTCTGCCCTGCGCCTTGTTTGCTCAGGGTCCGTCAGAACTGTGCTTGAAGGGAGGAACCAATGCTGAGATGGCACCTCAGATCGACTACACAATAAAG GTCTTTAAACCAATTGTGGAGAGATTCGgggttcagtttcactgtgatTTAAGAATGAG AGGTTACTATCCAAAAGGGGGTGGAGAGGTGGTGGTCAAGGTAAACCCTGTGAAAGAACTGACTCCAATTAAAATGACCGAAAGAGGAAACATTACCAAGATCTATGGCAGGGCATTTGTGGCTGGAGTACTGCCCTTCAAG TTGGCGAAGGACATGTCCACGGCAGCTGTACGCACAATCAGGAAGGAAATTAAAGATCTGTACATAAACATTCAATCTCTACAAGAAAAGGACAAGGCCTGTGGCAGTGGCAACGGGATTAT AATAATTGCAGAATCATCCACTGGCTGCATTTTTGCAGGGTCATCCCTTGGCAAAAAAG GCGTGTACGCGGACAAAGTTGGCATTGAAGCTGCAGAAATGTTGCTAAGGAACATCAGACATAATGGTTGTGTGGACGAGTTCTTGCAAGACCAG CTCATTATTTTCATGGCCTTGGCAAACGGCACATCCAGAATGCGGACAGGCCCAATAACTCTTCACACTCAGACGGCAATCCATGTCGCTGAGCAGCTAACTAAT GCAAAATTTGCTATATGCAAGGCAGAAGATGAGCATGGCAACAACGATACCTACATCATCGAGTGCCAGGGAGTGGGTGCCACCAACTCTAGCTTGTAA
- the LOC127438590 gene encoding protein NLRC3-like gives MSAPERKKTEERSTRSGTEEILTLARLAWHMLEKDTLIFTEKDMKMANIDGLLPVKLVEDWPMIFNTEELMHLGKTFRFTHPSIQELLAALYVTVNLLSFILIERVKRMLRPTEVPLEMHRRALDRASRSKNGHLDIFLLFLLGMSFGSSKILLSDFFRNSSCNVRLEDLVLNILRKIQKSPSFGFSVNLSRCLEELDVALPIFKDRGQIEFQGYANATVKPSECSHVATTLVTSVNSSATFYIKKHANTEEAAMKLVPAIEISRVLSIVFLGYHLLIMLSVVGLFLWSLHF, from the exons ATGAGTGCTccagaaagaaaaaagactgaGGAAAGATCCACTAGATCAGGCACTGAGGAGATCCTAACGTTAGCTAGACTGGCTTGGCACATGCTGGAAAAGGACACTTTAATTTTCACAGAAAAAGACATGAAAATGGCCAATATTGATGGTTTACTTCCTGTCAAACTTGTTGAGGATTGGCCCATGATTTTCAACACAGAGGAACTGATGCATTTAGGGAAAACATTCCGCTTCACACATCCCAGCATCCAGGAGCTCCTTGCTGCACTGtatgttactgtaaatttactgtCTTTCATACTGATAGAAAGAGTAAAGAGGATGCTCAGACCCACAGAAGTTCCTCTTGAAATGCACAGAAGAGCATTGGATAGAGCTTCAAGAAGCAAAAATGGCCACCTGGACATCTTTCTCCTCTTTCTATTGGGCATGTCTTTTGGTTCCAGCAAAATCCTCCTGTCTGACTTCTTCCGAAATTCATCTTGCAATGTTAGGCTAGAGGATTTAGTCCTTAACATCTTAAGGAAAATCCAGAAGAGCCCATCATTTGGGTTTTCAGTTAATCTCTCTCGCTGTTTAGAAGAGCTAGATGTAGCCTTGCCTATATTTAAAGATCGAGGTCAGATCGAGTTTCAAGGATATGCGAACGCAACAGTCAAGCCTTCAGAGTGCTCACATGTGGCAACTACTTTAGTGACCTCCGTGAACTCATCTGCAACGTTTTACATTAAGAAACACGCCAACACAGAAGAAGCCGCCATGAAACTGGTGCCTGCAATCGAGATCTCCAGAGTCCTCAG CATTGTCTTTTTAGGATACCATCTTCTGATAATGCTTTCAGTGGTGGGGCTGTTCCTCTGGTCTTTGCACTTTTAA